One genomic region from Populus nigra chromosome 8, ddPopNigr1.1, whole genome shotgun sequence encodes:
- the LOC133700327 gene encoding auxin response factor 2-like → MINGSNSVDINRNGIASRSWSFPVACEGSEDALYKELWHACAGPLVTVPRQGELVYYFPQGHIEQVEASTNQVADDQQMPAYNLSPKILCRVVNVQLKAELDTDEVFAQVILLPETQQDVELVEEEDLPPLPARPRVHSFCKMLTASDTSTHGGFSVLKRHADECLPPLDMSLQPPVQELAAKDLHGNEWRFRHIFRGQPRRHLLQSGWSLFVSAKKLVAGDAFIFLRGETEELRVGVRRALRQPSKIPSSVISSHSMHIGILATAWHAVSTGSMFTVYYKPRTSPAEFIIPVDKYMESVKINYTIGMRFKMRFEADDAPEQRFSGTVIGVEEADPKKWPRSNWRCLKVHWDETSPVHRPDRVSPWKVEPALAPSMDPVSGCRLKRHRPNTVRSSADSSALTKKDNGPSRHMRQQEILTLRNTPTGKNYSDNNHNPPWVLSQGTGTQLKSYESSRPFFGLYSDDVDQPSKLTSDEKSMFNWHSAPMMYTGHPFNMLASSMEVQVAKDKDTQQQHGSQFLPFPYADSSPHPSRSKPQHLPFQQCNERTAKDDNYKLFGVSLFGNSKALEPATIHRHSEDKPQHQINVASDYLQLLGSDRYLEQLKHPKHARCEEQENIFQASSLYSKDVQGKPEGGSARRCVKVHKQGTAVGRSLDLAKFNGYNELTAELDQIFEFNGELVAPNKDWLIVFTDDEDDMMLVGDDPWQEFCSMVRRIFIYTKEEINRMEPHSLNLEAEGNSRSTDQMVDLENRISKHLPAVSPSECQGLCYMTGSKVMRPGR, encoded by the exons atGATTAACGGAAGTAATTCTGTGGATATTAACCGCAATGGAATTGCGAGCAGGAGCTGGAGTTTTCCGGTGGCTTGTGAAG GATCAGAAGATGCACTGTACAAGGAGCTATGGCACGCGTGTGCAGGTCCGTTAGTGACAGTCCCTCGCCAAGGAGAGCTTGTTTACTACTTTCCTCAAGGTCATATTGAGCAG GTTGAAGCATCGACGAATCAGGTTGCTGATGATCAGCAAATGCCAGCTTATAATCTCTCTCCGAAAATCCTCTGTCGTGTCGTTAATGTTCAATTGAAG GCTGAACTGGATACAGATGAAGTGTTTGCTCAAGTCATTTTGCTTCCTGAAACTCAA CAAGATGTGGagttggtggaggaggaggatttgCCGCCTCTGCCTGCACGTCCTCGGGTGCATTCCTTCTGTAAGATGCTTACAGCGTCGGATACAAGCACTCATGGTGGATTTTCAGTATTGAAACGGCATGCTGATGAATGCCTACCTCCATTG GACATGTCCCTACAACCTCCAGTGCAAGAGTTGGCAGCCAAAGATTTGCATGGAAATGAGTGGCGTTTCCGCCATATATTTCGAG GTCAACCACGAAGGCACCTTCTTCAAAGTGGTTGGAGTCTCTTTGTCAGTGCCAAAAAGCTCGTGGCAGGagatgcttttatttttcttag GGGTGAAACTGAAGAGCTTCGTGTAGGGGTAAGACGTGCCCTGAGACAGCCAAGCAAAATCCCTTCTTCTGTAATATCTAGTCACAGCATGCATATTGGTATCCTTGCAACTGCATGGCATGCTGTTTCAACAGGATCAATGTTCACCGTCTATTATAAACCAAG GACTAGTCCTGCTGAGTTTATTATTCCAGTTGACAAATATATGGAGTCTGTCAAGATCAACTACACTATAGGGATGAGATTCAAAATGAGATTTGAAGCAGACGACGCTCCCGAACAAAG GTTCTCTGGCACTGTGATTGGAGTCGAAGAGGCAGATCCAAAGAAGTGGCCTCGCTCAAATTGGAGATGCCTCAAG GTTCATTGGGATGAAACTTCTCCTGTTCACCGTCCAGACAGGGTTTCCCCTTGGAAAGTAGAACCTGCTTTGGCTCCTTCTATGGATCCCGTTTCTGGGTGCCGATTGAAAAGGCACCGTCCAAACACGGTGAGATCATCTGCAGACTCCTCTGCTCTTACCAAGAAAG ATAACGGTCCTTCAAGACACATGCGACAACAAGAAATCTTGACCTTGAGAAACACGCCTACTGGGAAGAATTACTCGGACAATAATCACAATCCTCCATGGGTTCTATCTCAAG GAACTGGAACCCAGCTTAAATCTTATGAATCCAGTCGCCCTTTCTTTGGGCTGTACTCTGATGATGTTGACCAACCCAGTAAGCTTACTTCAGATGAAAAAAGCATGTTCAACTGGCATTCAGCTCCCATGATGTACACAGGCCACCCATTTAACATGTTGGCATCTAGCATGGAAGTTCAGGTGGCAAAAGATAAAGATACACAACAACAGCATGGAAGCCAGTTCTTGCCTTTTCCATATGCGGACAGTTCTCCTCATCCATCGAGATCTAAACCACAGCATCTTCCTTTTCAACAATGTAATGAGAGAACAGCTAAAGATGATAATTACAAACTTTTTGGTGTCTCCCTTTTTGGGAATTCTAAGGCACTGGAACCAGCCACTATTCACAGGCACTCTGAGGATAAACCACAACATCAAATCAATGTTGCATCAGATTATCTACAATTGTTGGGTTCTGATAGATATTTGGAGCAATTAAAGCATCCAAAGCATGCTAGATGTGAGGAACAAGAGAACATTTTTCAAGCCTCTTCTTTATATTCAAAAGATGTCCAGGGCAAGCCTGAGGGTGGTTCAGCAAGAAGATGTGTAAAG GTTCACAAGCAGGGGACTGCTGTAGGGAGGTCTCTGGACCTGGCAAAGTTTAATGGCTACAATGAATTGACAGCAGAACTGGATCAGATTTTTGAATTCAATGGTGAATTAGTTGCTCCTAACAAAGATTGGCTGATTGTTTTTActgatgatgaggatgatatGATGCTTGTAGGAGATGATCCCTGGCA GGAATTCTGTAGCATGGTCCGCAGGATCTTTATCTATACTAAAGAGGAGATAAACAGGATGGAGCCACATTCCCTGAATCTTGAAGCCGAGGGAAATTCACGAAGTACAGACCAAATGGTTGATTTGGAAAATCGAATTTCGAAGCATCTTCCAGCTGTGAGTCCCTCGGAGTGCCAAGGCTTGTGCTACATGACTGGCAGCAAG GTAATGAGGCCGGGAAGGTGA